One Dioscorea cayenensis subsp. rotundata cultivar TDr96_F1 chromosome 19, TDr96_F1_v2_PseudoChromosome.rev07_lg8_w22 25.fasta, whole genome shotgun sequence genomic window, AGAAGTtgcttgctttatttatttttaatcaataaaccTATATTGGCCCAATATGTAGGAAGCAAGAGTTGCTTTAATGCTTTTATGCAAATTATTAAAACACATTCTTTAATTTTCAAACTTACTTTTacaacaatttttaataaaaattttgaatacaggatatgaaacaaacaaataaaagaataatgtgATGAAAACAAAGGCAGGATCATAAACATCAGTACAACATTTTGGGTTTATTTCATGCAAAGAGGGTAGCAGCCAAACCTTGAGCAAATAAAACAATGCATGAATTTTGAGTGCCTTGAAGGTTCCTTGAAATCCATTATTGAGGTCTAATAAAGATTTGATTACAtgaacaaacaaagaaaggCAGGAAATAAACTTATCATTCTATGATTGAACAGAAAAGAATTTTCAGCACATTTCAAAGCATCCTTCCAAATATGTAGGGCACAAAGACATGAATCCATATGTACAAATCAAAACACTTTTATCCCCCCACCCCCCCTGTCCACTAGAAAACCATAGAACTTTCCCTGCTGAAGCAAACAGAATGTCCTACAGTAGAGCAGAAAACTCACACAATGCCAAAGCAGCATGTGGCCTCTTTTGATTGATCGattggaaatccttaattttttGCATCAACTAGAAGTGAAGTTGCTTGCATTCCGCAACTGTGGTATCCGCCGGGCAGTACGGGCACTTAAATAGTCGGGTGCTACTCTTTGACAACTTGAGAACAGCCTGCTTGCATAGGACGTGTCCGCATGGCATGAACATCGGCGGGTTCTCTTCACTCGCAGGTTCCCACAACACCGGGCACACAAAGATGGAATGAAACTGGAACTCGCTCCCAAGATCCACAGGCATCGGCAGTTGCTTCATTGTTTGCCAGTCCTGGTTTGTAGCAGCCATCACACTTGCCATCTTCAGGATGGTCGGTAGGGCTTGAACTCCTGCTCTTACCACCATGTCGAGCGGGCTCGAGAAGGAGTGCCCCAAAAGGTTGCAGAATTGCCGAACAAGCTCATTTGCTAGATCATCCCATCGGGACTGAGAGACAAGGTCAGCATACGGGGACTGGTCAAGCCGACCAGCCCACAGGAGGCAGGCCATCAACTTCTGAATTTCGGTCTTGTAATTATTGGCGAATGGACCCAGGTAAGCCTTCGCATATGCCAGAGCATCATTTCTGCCACCCTTGTACAGTATCTCAACAAATTGCATGGTGTGAAGTTTCAGTTCAAGGTTCGACCCATTCTTTAACAGATGTTCCCGATGTTTGATGGCCCAGGCAAGTGCTGGTTCAAGATTCCTAGATCTCGTCTCAGCTAGTATTTGATACATCTCGACATATTGAGATCTCAATTTGGAGGTGGCATCTACTTCGTTAGCCTCATTTACGAAGCAATCACCAATCTCAAACATTCCCTGCCTGTAAAAGTGACCAGCTATGATATGGTTCACCGTGTGGGTATCCCAGTCAACATTTCTATAAGCATGTGATAGGTCTGTATTAAATTGTTTCTCTAGTAGCTTGCCATATTTGCCCAGTGAAATGGCAAGATCCTTCTGGGACGCTTCAAGCTGATTCATTGGAGCCATTTCAGTCAGTTTACTCTTAAGTTCCATTAAAACAGAATTCGGGCTAGAGGAGGCTCCTTCACTGGGGATTGCCTGAATTTCTTTCATTGCCTGCTCAACAGCCAGCAGCATTCCATCTATAAGTTCCTTGGTTTTTGAAGCTGAAAGCTTTTGCTTCTTGATAGCCCTCTCAAATGCATCTTCAATAGTAGTCAGCTCCATTATGCTAAATGTGTATCAGCTCACAAGAAATCTTCAGCCTGAATATCAGAATTAATGTCACCTATTAACATTAGTAAAATGTTGAAACAAACAATGTGCATAAGAAGAGCAGAATTGGAATgactaaaagataagaatatatgaaaaagaaagtCCCACAAATGCATCATGGTAGCTAATGCATCAtgataagaatatatatgaaaaagaaagtCCTGCAAATGCATCATGATAGCTAAGTTCAATTCCCAAAATATATTGACAGCGAATAACTTAAAGGCATCTTTATTTtggagaattttaaaaaaaaatgcatttgttAGATAGAAATTAACATTAAGACTTGTTGAGAGTAAATACCATATGGTAGCCAATTAACAAAAAAGATTTCAAGCATCAGACCTATGCTTTAGCAAAGTAAACAAATCAACAAGGCAAACACAATGCAATAGACTGCACACACATGTGGAAATCATGGATGTTAAATGACATACATACCTATTTGGGTGAATATGACCAGTAACGAAACAGGCAAGCAGTAGATATACCAGAAGTCTATGTGGATGCAACTCTAACAAAAAATTCCATAAAACAGAATGCCGATAAGATTAATCTGCTATTACACAGTTACACCTGTAAATATGAAGGCCCCCAAATAACATTTGAACCCGATGAACATGACTGGGCCTTTTATAACAATTTACTTTCATCTTACATTTAATTAGAGCTCCAGAttcaaatatatctatatatacaaaAACCACACTTCTAAAAAAGTGCTTAATGATTTTACTGTCATCTATTTAAACATTAGCACTCTGTGACATTCGCTGCATGATCTTTTTTCTAGGCCCTGATTCTAAACCATAAAGCAATAAAGGGCaatctaactttttttttttggggaaaaaatgcaACTTTAACTTGAAATACACCATGTTTTAACACAGAACACTTATCACACTTCTGCACCTAATACCTCCAATATTAAATCTAAGCACAAAACATTCCCCAATGTCACCATCTTCATTGATTGACTAAGCTAGGATAAGACAACAGTCACTTTTAGATACTTTTATTCAACAATATTTAGAAAGGCCTAAGTATTCATGTTTAGTGAACAAGGACACATAGATTAAATAATACTGATAGAATAATGTATATTCAGAACTTTTATAGGGCCACACcgaagttggtgaagaatgagCAAGTTACATCAACGAATGGCCCAGCATTCAATGCGGGTCGTCGTAACAAGGTAGCCGTACTGGAAGGTGCGGCTGGATCACCTCCTTTTCAGCTAAAAGCCACTCCTATTTGAATATAACCAATTTCACTTAGACGTTTCCAATCCAAAATACCTAAACGTTATAAGAAATGGACGCCCATTATGCaactacaaataaaataaacttttctAAGAAggttaacaataaaaaaagtcttaaaacaattaaataagaCAAAAACCGAGAATGATACCCCTCTCAGAACCAAAGGGATGACAGGATATAATGAGGTTTCTTCCTTATCATTATCATGCATTCAATGAATTGACACCAAATAGGGGATCCTAAGGACAGCACAAGAGGTCATATTAAATATAGAGGGGGAACAGTTTCTAGTTAAGTTCAATAACAGAGATACTTCAATATGGTAACAAGCAACTAATTCTGTAATACAAACAACTTGCAtaccttgaaaaaaaaacttggaaaTAAGTAAAGTAAAGAGCATGAGAATCCTACAGATCACTCTTTACATTACTTCATCTATTTTATGTTTCAAGCTCCAACAAAATGTAGGAATTAAAGAAAAGTAAGCCAGAGGGCTAGATTACCCCAACTACCAAATCAAAGGGGAATTTGTGGCTAAAGACAATTCCATTTTTCACGCATAATGATGGTTTGATGAAGCAAAAGGCACCCTAAAAcgcatacatatacatacaagaTCCATgattctggaaaaaaaaaactccaccACTGAATCAATGGCTTGCAACACCACCAAGAggacataaattcaaaatttccatGCAATTAGACAAATAAAAACAACCCAGAAGTATTTCCATCACATTTTCACATTCTCTCATGCATGATCTTGGattaattcaagaaatttcGACAGAAATGTAACGCATTCACAGCAAATCATATTTAGCAATCGGATAACACCAACAAGCGAACACAAGTTAGAATTTTTCTTGGGATTACCCAATCAAGGACACCACGAGGATCTCCATCCTCACTTGCATACTCCCTCAAGAAAGATCTCGcattaaattcaataaatcaagacaaaaatttaaacagattcaacaataaattcaataaatcaagacaaaaatttaaacagatTCAACAACAAATCAAATCATCTTTGTTCCATAACAAGACGGCATCGCCTCATCCTACGTCCTAAAAttccaagaaaacaaaattcatcACCTTCATAAAATACATCACGCAGCATCCGAAATCAAGGGCAAAATTCCAAATCCCTACAAACTTCGGTTTCATGCAATGATAAATACAAAAACATCAAAACCAACGCTTTAATGATTGAAAAACGAAGTAGGAAAGGATAACGAGAGGGAGGGGATGGAACTCACCGAAATCTTGAGGGATTTGAGAGGAGAAATGGAAGCGAGAAGCAACAGCACTGCTGCTGGGGATGTCGTGGGATCAGGGTAAAGAGAAGccctagttttctttttttttttatggaaaggCCCCTCTAAGatccattatttatttagtaaaaaaaaaaaacaaagggtcTAAAGACTCTGAATCTTGATAGTGAGCTATCGttgatgagaaaaaataaaattttttttgcaattttttgcaattttttctAAAGAGAAAATTTGTTACAACCGCcttaaaaatatatgtgaaaTTCGTTTATACCCCTCGAAAACTTTATAATTACATGAATTatgctaattttattttttttacgtGGACACGAGCACCTGGAAATACGGTGATAATAGACCAcgtgtattttattttttttacccgAATTcttgatttaagaaaaaaaagaattgagtACTGAtcgaatttttaaaataaaaactggaCTAAATTAaagacttaatttttttttttttctggatcCCGATCTAATCTGGtacatttttattctaatatatatatatatatttatgcagTTACTGCTACCTTCtttaattgttaaattattataaaatacgTGTTAATTCTTTATAAGTACTAATATTTCAACATGAcatatattgtcacaaaaatctTGACTAGTTAATAACCacttttttttgggtaaatatCTTGAGTAAATACCATACTATAgtcattttaattttgagtatcaaattttgatttatattattttaatcattcaattttaatttgtgttcaccGAAAGAAAACTAAGAGAATTCCACGGGGAATTTGATGGATTTGTCACTTTAACACCACTTTGCCCCTTCTTCTACATACATGGATATGACACGTCATTAGAGAGGGTCCCATTTCCACTCTTATTAATACTGTATATACCATGTCGGCCCAGCGAACTAGTCAATAAGAATGCTCACATAGCTCTCTTTGATGATATGACATTTCCACATATGTAGATGATGCGCAAACTAGtgttaaaataacaaattcatCGTATATGTCATCAAATTCTCTCTAGAATACTTTTAGTATCCTCCcggtaaatataaattaaatttgagtgaccaaaatgatataaattaaagttcaatgctcaaaataaaaaatgaggtaCCCACCTTAAAAATTTATCCCACCCTTTTCACTTAAGTTAGCCTATAATCATGAAATTTTAGTATTGCGCAtgagttttatttaataaaaaaaattaaagaatcgACCATTTTCACCGTGGAGAATTGAtgctttactttttttaaaaaaaaatttaagggtTTAAGTCCTCTCTTAAAGAGATTTgtctacttaaaaaaaaaatgtacagtGAGTGCAAATTTCATAAGGTAATTTACCtactaatttattttgaatgaaaagtaTGATGCGATTACTAcaagaatttatatatataaaaaaatttattagtctaatttttctttttaacaaat contains:
- the LOC120249902 gene encoding protein RMD5 homolog, which codes for MELTTIEDAFERAIKKQKLSASKTKELIDGMLLAVEQAMKEIQAIPSEGASSSPNSVLMELKSKLTEMAPMNQLEASQKDLAISLGKYGKLLEKQFNTDLSHAYRNVDWDTHTVNHIIAGHFYRQGMFEIGDCFVNEANEVDATSKLRSQYVEMYQILAETRSRNLEPALAWAIKHREHLLKNGSNLELKLHTMQFVEILYKGGRNDALAYAKAYLGPFANNYKTEIQKLMACLLWAGRLDQSPYADLVSQSRWDDLANELVRQFCNLLGHSFSSPLDMVVRAGVQALPTILKMASVMAATNQDWQTMKQLPMPVDLGSEFQFHSIFVCPVLWEPASEENPPMFMPCGHVLCKQAVLKLSKSSTRLFKCPYCPADTTVAECKQLHF